The DNA sequence TTGTCCTTGCCGACCAACAAGGTTGGTTGGACACTTCATCTGGCAACCCGCCCTTTCCAGTCGAAGTCCTAAACACCTTTGCCAATCTCCGCGACGGTGTCAACAACAGTACCGCCGACTTCTTCATGTGGGAGCACTTTACCTCGAAGAAGTACTACGACAACGGGGAGATCAAGCGCATCGGCGAGATCTACACGCCCTGGTCGTCGTGGAAGATCGTCGCTGCCAACAAACTTTTGCAACCAAAGAATGGCAGCAACTCCCCACTCACCCCTGAGCTGGAAGATGTCTTGGACAAGATCAACAAGGGTGTCAAGCACTTTGAGGCAAACCAGGAAGAGGCCGTGAAATACATTAGCACCAAGCTCGATTACTCGGAGGAGGATGCGAGGGAGTGGCTGAAGACTGTTCGCTTTGCCAAGGACGTCAAGGGCGTGGAGAAACAGGTTGTTGATAAGACTGTGGGAATCTTGCAGAAGGCTGGCGTCTTGGGTGCCGAGGTCGATACACCGGCCATGATCGGACTCGAGCGTGCACCGCAGTGACTATAGGGTGGTCATACCGCGAACATAATGCGGGACCTAGTCGACGGTCCGTCCACGCATCTGGAATCACGGACAGTGACTATCTGCGAGCGCTATGAACCAGATCGGCAATCACTGCTCGCATTGTGGCGTCACCTAAACAATGGGTCACCGTGCTTTTTCTAGTGAATGTAGCTGCACGTCCATGCTTGAATCACCCTCTACAATCGAATACGAACCATTTATACCTTTGTCTTTGACTGTGCCTGTGGTTTGTCTTCACTTCATGGACTGTATATCACAAGACTCCCCTGTTTCCTCTTTGTCCCTAATTCCAGAACACCACGACTTTGCACCGGATAAAGCTTAGATACTGAGCTACGTGTAGAAGCGCATACACACTGCGAATAATTCAAGGCTGCATATCTGTTCGTAATCCTAGATCAGCGATGCCTAAGAGTGGCCAGAAAGAGCTGGAGCTGTCCTTCATCGATCAACAGCCGCATATCCGCGTCTACGGTCGTTACTACGTCATCTTTCCTTTCCCAGGCCGCAAAATCGAGAATGCCGCCATCAACGCGCTTAGAACTGGATTTAAGGAGGTTTTGAGAAGATATCCATATCTTGCAGGCACAGTGGACATGCCTGATGCTTCCTCGGGACAGCTCCGAGTTCTCTACCCTGACCCTATCAACAATATAGACAAAGAAGCAGAACGGGTATTCACGGCCAGCAACTATTCTGCCAAGGATCCAACGTTCGATTACAACAAGCTCCAGAAAGATTCATTCCTGCCAGAAGACCTTCCAGCCAAAGTCTTCTGCCCGAAGCTGGTCAAATATCACCCCGGACTAGATGACGGTGACCCTTTCGCAGAACACGCTACTAGTATGCGCAAGGGACCTTTGCCAGTCTTCGCTACACAAGCCTCGTTCATTCCGAAAGGTCTAGTCCTCAGTGTATGGTTCTATCATGCAGTCACTGATGGCAATGGCAACGCAAGGATCCTAGAAGTCTGGAGCAACGCCGTCAGAAGTTTAAGAAACGCGGGACGTACAGGCTTGTCAACAATGGCTATACGTCCACGCAAGACCTTAGAGGATCCTTCATCAGCACGTCGCAAACTCGTAGATCGAGCATGCGACCCAGGCCCACCCACACTTCAGCAGGTCAAGCGTCACCCTCTTCGTCAGAATACAGACTACAAAGTTATTACCAAGATGTTCCGCTTTTCATCCGCTGAGGTCAACGATCTCAGGGAAGCTCTTTGCACATACCTCTCGGGGTCGAACAAACCTAACGTTTCACGCTTTGCAACACTCACTGCAATCATTTGGGCGTATATAATCCGCGCTCGCCTACCGCTACTCAAAGCTTCAAAGAATACTCAGTCAGCTCTTGCAATCGTCGTGGATCTACGCAAACACCTAGGGTCTTCATGTTCTTCGCCAGAATATCTCGGTAACCTCGTCATCTCCTCGATCGCCACATGGAAACTGCCCCACACGAAAACTGTAGCCCATGCAGATGATACAGTACCGTTGCAAGAGCTGATTTCAGGGCTTGAGGTGGGTCAAAAGATCAAATCTCCTACCATACCTACGTCCGTGCCGCATAACGACCATCTCAAGTCTCTCGCCTCTTTCGCGTCCCAAATCTCCACCACAACCCGCGCTGTCAATAAAAAATGGGCCACTACAGAGCTCAGCCAAGTCCTTCACCACCCTTCAACAGCACAACAGGCCTCTCTTGAATACTCTAACGGCCCGGACTTGTACATCACGAGCTGGATGCACATGGGTGCGGATCGAAAATGGGACATCCCTGGCGCCGACAGTAGTCAGGCGACGGCGATACGACGCTCAGCTTGGGTCAGCGAGGGTGGAATTACTGTCTTGCCGAGGAAGAAGGATGGAGAAGGTGGTGAAGGGGTGCCGTATGAAGTCATGATCAGTCTTGCAGAAGCAGATATGGAAGCTTTCGAAGAGGGTGTGGAGGAAGATGGATGGTTGGAATTGGGTAAGGGTGATGAAATGGGCGTGGAGGATGGCGGATTGCCGCCGATGGACGGGTGCGATAATAGCCCATGGATGCCTCGGTCTACACTCTAAGCCGAATTCCACACTGAATTAAAGAGTAGTTGCCATCTCGGTGTTGCACACCCCAGCCTTTGCCCCAAACCTCGCCACATGTAATTTAAGAAAAAATGACGTATGCCTCCTGCCTTTCACCGCTCGGACCCTGTTCCTGCATGATTCGTGACTAAAAGTGACGCGGGATCTACCCACTAGCGCCGATCTAGGCCTAGACTCGCTCTTGCGAAAGAAAACTGGAGGTACGGTACACACAAACACGAGAGCCGACTGGTAAACTTCACCAGCCTCACCAACAAACACCGTTTGTGTTTCTGCCAAAATGTCTATCAACGAAACAGAACCGCTGCTATCGTACCACGAGGCGCAGCGTGAAAGAACAGAGCAATTGCTTGCACACGAAATCACAGCAAGCGCGCAGGACCATGAGGATTATCCCGTCGATCATGGGAAGGTTGCTTGGATGCAAGTGCTGGGTGGGTTTATCTTGTTTGCGAATAGCTGGTATGTTGATCCTGCCATTTCGTGAGTTGGAGCTAACAGCCAAAGGGGTCTACCAAATGCCTTTGGTGTCTTCCAAACATACTATGTCGACACGCTGATGCCAGGGCAAGATGCCGCAAGTATCGCGTGGATCGGTTCTATCCAGCTCTTCTTCACCACCATTGGTTGTCTCCCCGGTGGTGTACTTCTCGATCGCGGGTACCTCAAGAGTATCATTGCTGTCGGCACTTTTCTGGAGATCCTGGGCTTACTGTTGACGTCGTTTTTCCACGGCTTCTGGCCAATTTTCTTCGCTCAAGGTGTTTGCATGGGGATCGGTAGCGGGCTTATGGCGCTCGTGCCTGTGGCTGTGCTTGCCATGTTCtttgagaagaagaggatggTTGCTACGGGTCTGGCGTCGACCGGGGCGAGTGTTGCTGGTATTGCGTATACGCTTTCTATGCGCTCACTGTTTACCAGTGTGGGGTTTGCGTGGGCTGTGAGAATCTTCGCGGCTATTATACTGCTTACGAATGCTGTAGCTTTTGTGGTCATGAGGCTGCAGCTGCAGTATGGATCCAAGGGCTCCAGTTTTGGGTTTCATCACTTCAAGGACCTGCCGTACGCGGTGTTTGTGGTGGCCTTTACGCTCTTCGTTGCTTCGACTTTCGTGCCATTCTTCTTCATCCAGGAGTACGCTATCAAGTTAAGTGTGGAGAAGGATATGGCGTTCAACTTGCTGAGCATCATGAACGCGGCCAACATATTCGGTCGATTTGTTCCGAACTTTGTCGCTGATCGGTAAGTTTATTGGTCTATTCCTGACATGCGGGTACTGACGGATACAGATACGGCGGCGTTAACACTCTCTTTCCTTTGACAATCGCGTGCATCATCACTCTCTGCACACTCCCACTTGTTCGGGACTTCAACGGTCTTGTAGCCATCAGTATTGCGTATGGATTCCTCTCGGGTGGTGTCATTATCATCCCTGGTCCTACTATCACCGATCTTACACCCAACAAATCCGAGATCGGTGTTCGATTAGGTCTCGCATATCTTGTTGCTGCATTTGGTGGACTACTCGGTAACCCTGCTGCTGGTGCTATCAAAGGACAAGGAAATGGGGCAGTTGAGAACTTCAAAGGCGTTTGGTTCTTTGCCGTAGGAGTGATGGGTGCAGGTGCTGTTGCGCTTGTTGTAACGAGGTGGGCGAAGCTGGGTAGTGCCTGGGCCTTGGGCAGGGTTTGACGTTTCGTCGGTTTCGAGGTTCTGGTGCTATGAATATCGGTAGATGAGGAGTGAACGTAGAAAAGTTTATTGAGTAATATTACCATCCTGCCATGCCTCCATCGACTAACAGTGAATCAACAATCGTTTCTCCTATTGAAGCTTCAACGATGAGCAAGCCGGTTGGCAACTGATCCAAGAGTTCGGTACCCGCACAAAGCTTATACCCGTCGGCCTTGTTCGTAGCTTCGGCCATCGAAATATGCTCCTCGCTCATCTTCGGCGCCAAGGTTCCTGGTTGCGAAAAGGGTGCTGCAACACGTACCGTCAAATCGTCGCAGGAGCTCGACGTCGGTATCGCAACCGTAGCGTTGAGTGATATCCTCTGCAGAGAGGTCAGGCTTGGTACAACGAAACTCTGGCTGCTGACAGAAAACGTTTGCTGTACGCCCGCGCCGCTCACAGAGAAGGAAGTAGCATTCCTTGTGGATGGCCCAGTGAGCGAAAAGGGGAAATAAGTTGTAACTCCATACCCACCACTCCCTCTCCCAAATACAGACTGACCAGTCTCTGCTTCAGCAGTAATTTCCACACCAACCTCATCCTCGCCTGAACCAAGCCGAAGTGATCTCGGCCTCTCCTCTCCCGCCTTATTCAGCACTCTAATCCTCCCCGAAAGCACCAACTTCCCCTGCCCATCAAAGTCAAACGTCACATTAACCGGCTTAACCGCCAGAGCCGCAATCTCTTCACCAAGTCGCACACCACCAGGCACCGTATCAATCGCCCTCCGCATAAGCTCCACACACGCATCCAAAAACCCATCTCCTTTCTCCAACAACGCGCGCATAGTAGCGTTACCATCGCTCTCATACAACCGGAGATCAGACTTCATACTATCGTTATACGACGTAACTAAGGGCCCGCCTTTTTTCCCCGTCCAATGCACATATTCGCCTACGACTTTTGCATCGAACACAGCGCGTGAGGTGTCAAAGTTACTGCCGCCGTTTGTGTTATTCGGCGTCACGAATGAGTCATCTACGACGTCCGGGAAGCCGCCGTGGTGTACAGAACCCATTGTGTGACCGCAAGCTGTGAGGCCAATGGCGTCTTGGGCGTTGAAGCCCGCGCGGTCGAAGAAGGTGAGAGTTTCCTCGAGCGAGGTTTCTGGGGCGGGCACACCGGTTGTGATACCTGCGGAGGCGGCATCGATGCGACCGGCGCGGTACGGCATTTGTGCTCCGCCGCAGAGGTTGTTTGACATTACTGTTCCGAGGGCTATGAGATCGGCCACTGAATGTTTGTGTAAGTGTACATCACTTCGTATACTAGAACATGCTTTATTGGAGAGGAGGTCACATACTTGATACAGCCCCATTAACAAACGGTCTCCAAAACGTAAAACTGTCGTTAAACGCACTGCCCTTGTTTTCCTCCCGCGCCGTCTCAAATCCTATACTCGCATCCAAACCATCTGTTCCAGCGCTCACGTTAGCGGTGATGAAATCGTGGAACATGACGCGTATCCATTGTGCAGCTGTTGTGCGGCCGCTGGTTAGAGCTGCGGTTCCGGTTTGCGTTACATAGCGGTCGCAGGGTGCGATTGCAGAGGAGAAGTTTGAGGCGTAGGCGCCCCAGTTATCGACGAGGATGTGTTCGAGGAGAGAGATTTGAATGGTGGGGTGGTAGAGGGCTGCATTTGTGTAGAAGATGGATAAGGCgaggaggagagggagggTAGTGTACATTTTAAGTCGCTGCAGTGTTCACTTTTTCCTGTTTGAGTTTGATATGGTTGTCCAATATATAGGTAGATTAGATTGCTCGTAACCATTAGTATGGACATGATGAGACGCTTTTGGTAATTTTCCTATCTTGTATGTTGGTTCGCCACAGCGTACGAGCAGGGGGTATGTTGCACTACATTCGGAAGTCTAGAAGCAGCCAATGATATAACTATTGGCCATGCAAAATTGTTCGAAGGGTTCGCGAATTAGGTCAATCTGCCCATGGGGTTGTTACCGCGGCTTATGTAACACATGATAATCTGACATGCATACGCCACCAATGATGCGGCGTTGAGAGACATGCGTCCGATGATCTGGACCGTTTCTGTGGGTGTGTTGCTCCACGATGTGAATATACAGTTGGAGAATGAGTGTGGCGAATTTCTGCGTGGCTGGAGCATAAAAATATTACAGCAGAGATCGCTAGACTTTCTGTAGTCGTACTGGATGATTGGCGGGTTGCTCCGCGGAACAGCTATCTCGACACATCGTTTAGATGTATACTAACCTACTGTGAATTCTTCCGTTCGCACTAGAACAGTCATGCATGGGCTGAGCTCCATAAAATTGATCAAGCATACTTCCGAGATGAGTAGCTCATTGTTTTCAGTTATTGGCCTTCCTTAAAGAGTCATGACAGGTGTGACCGATACAATACCAGATTCATGCCGCTTATTAAATCGCGCCGTACGCTGTCGTAGCATTGACCCTCTCCAGTATATACTCCCCCGCCTTGATCGGCTTCCATTTACTCTCCTCTCCATCCTTCAAGCAAGTCGGTAATGTCTCGATAACTGTGTCGTAATTGACCGAGAAGAAGAATGGGACACTGTACCGCGCCTCGGCACTGCGATTGACAACCCTATGTACAGTGCTCTTGTATAGCCCATTCGTCCAGCGCATGAAGAAATCCGCTACGTTCACTATGAGTGAGTTTGGGATGTATGAAGTGATATGCCATTGTCCGGATGGCTTGAGGATTTCGAGACCGGGAGTGGTGGAGGTGAGGAGGAGTGTGAAACATTGGTAGTCCGAGTGCGCTCCTAGACCGATCTGCTCTTCTGGAGTGGGCGCCAGACTGTCCGGTTGGGAAATTTTCGGAGGTGGGTAGTATATGAGTCTTGCGTTGCCGCCTGGATGCGTGGTCATGGGGTCGAAGTAGTCAGGGAGATCGAGCGAGAGCGCAAAGAGGCGGAATAGATGACGAGCAAGATCAAGAACCTTCCACTAGTCAGTTTTTCTTTTTTCCTTTTTTTCCGCTTAGAAAGTCGCCATCGTGTATGATTTCCTTCACTCACAGCGCCATAGTACTCTTTGATGGCCGCGTGGAATCCCGGTAAATCCTCCTCTTTGGGCCAAACGTTGCTTTCGCCAGCGGAACCATCCAGCTCTCGATATTCCCCATCACCTCCTGTACGATCCAATGCTGCTTCGTATGCAAAGTTGAAGATTTCTTTTTTCTCCTTGTCGCCAGCGATGGAAGTATACTCGCTTGGCTCCCACCCCAGGCTAAATTTGCTTTTTTCCACATGCAGTTCCTCCTTCTTTGCGAGAGGCAGATAATGGACGAAACGTTCCGCTTGCTTCAATATTCCATCGCAAGCTGGCTTGGGCACATTGTGCTTGGTGATGTAGAAGAACCCAGAGGTTGTGCATGCTTCTCGGATCTGGGCCGCGACTGCCCGACGATCTGCAAGAGATTCCGAAAAGGATCGCGTCAGGTCAATGACGGGTATGATGAAGTTCGTATCAGACGCATTGTCTTTTGCTGCAAGTCTTGACTGTAGATACGCAGCGGCGCCGTTTCGGGCTTCGTCGTATGTCGTTTGATCTGACCTGTGAGCTGGTTGTGCCATGTTTCATTACCACGAACCCTTCCGCTGCCTTGGTGTTCGTCTTGACTACAGATAGACCTCGGGAGTATCAAAGCATGACTCGACAACAAGTCAGTTTGTAGTCTGGTCGATGTAGTCATGTGGCAGTGGGGATCGGCGGTACATCGGACGTCAATAACTACCCCTCACTCGTGCATCATATCATTTCTCTGTTACACACACTCCAATCATGTCTGCTTCCCAGATCACCACGGTACTCATCAACGGACGCTTTTTTAAGGGCAGCACGCCGAAGGCCGAAGGCCATTTCGACTCAGCCGCGGTAGTCAAGGATGGCAAGATCGACTTCATCGGGAGCTCGGACGCCCCAGAGATCCAATCGTATCGTGACGCTGGTGCGCAGGTGAAGGATCTCGGTGGAAAACATGTGCTTCCCGGCTTCATCGATGCGCATATGCATTTCCTAATGCTGGGGATGTCTCTGACCAAGGTTGATCTGAATGAAGCGGAAAATCTAGAAGAAATCCGATCACGCATCTCAAAGTATGCAAAGGCGAACCCAGATAAGCCACGCATCATGTGCACAGGCTGGATGCACTCCATGACGAACGGAGAGGCTAAAGCCAGTATGC is a window from the Pyrenophora tritici-repentis strain M4 chromosome 7, whole genome shotgun sequence genome containing:
- a CDS encoding putative heme peroxidase protein is translated as MYTTLPLLLALSIFYTNAALYHPTIQISLLEHILVDNWGAYASNFSSAIAPCDRYVTQTGTAALTSGRTTAAQWIRVMFHDFITANVSAGTDGLDASIGFETAREENKGSAFNDSFTFWRPFVNGAVSMADLIALGTVMSNNLCGGAQMPYRAGRIDAASAGITTGVPAPETSLEETLTFFDRAGFNAQDAIGLTACGHTMGSVHHGGFPDVVDDSFVTPNNTNGGSNFDTSRAVFDAKVVGEYVHWTGKKGGPLVTSYNDSMKSDLRLYESDGNATMRALLEKGDGFLDACVELMRRAIDTVPGGVRLGEEIAALAVKPVNVTFDFDGQGKLVLSGRIRVLNKAGEERPRSLRLGSGEDEVGVEITAEAETGQSVFGRGSGGYGVTTYFPFSLTGPSTRNATSFSVSGAGVQQTFSVSSQSFVVPSLTSLQRISLNATVAIPTSSSCDDLTVRVAAPFSQPGTLAPKMSEEHISMAEATNKADGYKLCAGTELLDQLPTGLLIVEASIGETIVDSLLVDGGMAGW
- a CDS encoding NarK, Nitrate-nitrite transporter — protein: MSINETEPLLSYHEAQRERTEQLLAHEITASAQDHEDYPVDHGKVAWMQVLGGFILFANSWGLPNAFGVFQTYYVDTLMPGQDAASIAWIGSIQLFFTTIGCLPGGVLLDRGYLKSIIAVGTFLEILGLLLTSFFHGFWPIFFAQGVCMGIGSGLMALVPVAVLAMFFEKKRMVATGLASTGASVAGIAYTLSMRSLFTSVGFAWAVRIFAAIILLTNAVAFVVMRLQLQYGSKGSSFGFHHFKDLPYAVFVVAFTLFVASTFVPFFFIQEYAIKLSVEKDMAFNLLSIMNAANIFGRFVPNFVADRYGGVNTLFPLTIACIITLCTLPLVRDFNGLVAISIAYGFLSGGVIIIPGPTITDLTPNKSEIGVRLGLAYLVAAFGGLLGNPAAGAIKGQGNGAVENFKGVWFFAVGVMGAGAVALVVTRWAKLGSAWALGRV
- a CDS encoding PcbC, Isopenicillin N synthase and related dioxygenase, with amino-acid sequence MAQPAHRSDQTTYDEARNGAAAYLQSRLAAKDNASDTNFIIPVIDLTRSFSESLADRRAVAAQIREACTTSGFFYITKHNVPKPACDGILKQAERFVHYLPLAKKEELHVEKSKFSLGWEPSEYTSIAGDKEKKEIFNFAYEAALDRTGGDGEYRELDGSAGESNVWPKEEDLPGFHAAIKEYYGAVLDLARHLFRLFALSLDLPDYFDPMTTHPGGNARLIYYPPPKISQPDSLAPTPEEQIGLGAHSDYQCFTLLLTSTTPGLEILKPSGQWHITSYIPNSLIVNVADFFMRWTNGLYKSTVHRVVNRSAEARYSVPFFFSVNYDTVIETLPTCLKDGEESKWKPIKAGEYILERVNATTAYGAI
- a CDS encoding TauA, ABC-type nitrate-sulfonate-bicarbonate transport system, periplasmic component gives rise to the protein MASLRIGFVPEHFSTPLEFAKQYFGLEAQLLPYPSGTGHMVTAIQAGEIDIGVGLTEGWIAAIGKAQAAKQDAGFSVVGTYVETPLCWAISTGAKRELEGIKDLKGKKVGVSRIGSGSYVMSFVLADQQGWLDTSSGNPPFPVEVLNTFANLRDGVNNSTADFFMWEHFTSKKYYDNGEIKRIGEIYTPWSSWKIVAANKLLQPKNGSNSPLTPELEDVLDKINKGVKHFEANQEEAVKYISTKLDYSEEDAREWLKTVRFAKDVKGVEKQVVDKTVGILQKAGVLGAEVDTPAMIGLERAPQ
- a CDS encoding Transferase domain containing protein, yielding MPKSGQKELELSFIDQQPHIRVYGRYYVIFPFPGRKIENAAINALRTGFKEVLRRYPYLAGTVDMPDASSGQLRVLYPDPINNIDKEAERVFTASNYSAKDPTFDYNKLQKDSFLPEDLPAKVFCPKLVKYHPGLDDGDPFAEHATSMRKGPLPVFATQASFIPKGLVLSVWFYHAVTDGNGNARILEVWSNAVRSLRNAGRTGLSTMAIRPRKTLEDPSSARRKLVDRACDPGPPTLQQVKRHPLRQNTDYKVITKMFRFSSAEVNDLREALCTYLSGSNKPNVSRFATLTAIIWAYIIRARLPLLKASKNTQSALAIVVDLRKHLGSSCSSPEYLGNLVISSIATWKLPHTKTVAHADDTVPLQELISGLEVGQKIKSPTIPTSVPHNDHLKSLASFASQISTTTRAVNKKWATTELSQVLHHPSTAQQASLEYSNGPDLYITSWMHMGADRKWDIPGADSSQATAIRRSAWVSEGGITVLPRKKDGEGGEGVPYEVMISLAEADMEAFEEGVEEDGWLELGKGDEMGVEDGGLPPMDGCDNSPWMPRSTL